A genomic window from Brassica oleracea var. oleracea cultivar TO1000 chromosome C8, BOL, whole genome shotgun sequence includes:
- the LOC106311917 gene encoding zinc finger CCCH domain-containing protein 47: MGLLEYAACDDLPSFQREIEEKGLDLDEPGLWYCKKLGSNKMGLEQRTPLMVAAMYGSKKVLSFIVSSGKSDVNRACGEERVTALHCAVAGCSVNMVEVINALLDASASASAVDANGNHPLDLFVRVSRFVASPRKKAVEMLLRGGGMINEAVEEEEEVKIVSKYPADASLPDINEGVYGSDEFRMYSFKVKPCSRAYSHDWTECAFVHPGENARRRDPRKYPYTCVPCPEFRKGSCPKGDSCEYAHGVFESWLHPAQYKTRLCKDETGCARKVCFFAHKREEMRPVNASTGSALSQSPLEMMPGLYSSGAATRPVSPMSSSVGSSPRNGGSWQNRVNSLSPPTLHLNGGSRLKSTLSARDMDMEMELEMRLRGFNNVEETFGSYVSSPSRNSQMSHQHYPSSPVRQQQPPPHHFDSSAAVAAAVMNARSSAFAKRSLSFKPQVASSPSNLSDWGSPSGKLDWGVQGDELSKMRRSVSFGIHGDNNGNNAGRDYRNEPDVSWVNSLVKDSVVSERGFGMNERVRIMSWAEQMYREKEQTVV, translated from the coding sequence ATGGGTCTCCTCGAATACGCCGCCTGTGATGATCTTCCATCGTTCCAGAGAGAGATCGAAGAGAAAGGTCTCGACTTGGACGAGCCAGGGCTCTGGTACTGCAAAAAGCTCGGGTCTAACAAGATGGGTCTCGAACAGAGGACGCCGCTAATGGTTGCTGCCATGTACGGAAGCAAAAAGGTTCTGTCTTTCATCGTTTCCTCCGGAAAATCCGACGTGAACAGAGCTTGCGGCGAAGAGAGAGTCACCGCGCTTCACTGCGCTGTCGCTGGATGCTCTGTGAATATGGTTGAAGTCATCAACGCTTTGCTTGATGCTTCTGCTTCGGCTAGTGCCGTTGATGCTAATGGGAACCATCCTCTGGATCTGTTCGTTAGGGTTTCGAGGTTTGTGGCTTCTCCGAGGAAGAAAGCTGTTGAGATGTTGCTGAGAGGAGGTGGAATGATCAATGAAGCTGTTGAAGAAGAAGAAGAGGTGAAGATAGTGTCTAAGTATCCAGCTGATGCGTCATTACCGGACATAAACGAAGGTGTCTACGGAAGCGATGAGTTTAGGATGTATAGCTTTAAGGTTAAGCCGTGTTCGAGAGCTTACTCTCACGATTGGACGGAGTGTGCCTTTGTTCACCCTGGCGAGAACGCGAGGAGGAGAGATCCGAGGAAGTATCCTTACACTTGTGTCCCCTGTCCTGAGTTCCGCAAAGGGTCTTGTCCTAAAGGAGATTCTTGCGAGTACGCTCACGGCGTTTTCGAGTCGTGGCTTCACCCTGCTCAGTACAAGACGCGGCTTTGTAAAGATGAGACGGGTTGCGCGAGGAAAGTCTGTTTCTTTGCTCATAAACGTGAGGAGATGAGACCGGTTAATGCTTCGACTGGCTCTGCTTTGTCTCAATCTCCGCTGGAGATGATGCCTGGTTTGTACTCTTCAGGTGCTGCGACACGTCCCGTCTCTCCGATGAGTAGTAGTGTTGGTTCTTCTCCGAGAAACGGTGGGTCATGGCAGAACAGAGTTAATTCTCTGTCTCCACCTACTCTGCATCTCAATGGTGGAAGTAGATTGAAATCTACACTGAGTGCTAGAGACATGGATATGGAGATGGAGTTGGAGATGAGACTTAGAGGTTTCAACAATGTTGAAGAGACTTTTGGGTCTTATGTCTCCTCCCCAAGTAGGAACTCTCAGATGAGCCACCAGCATTACCCTTCTTCACCGGTAAGGCAGCAACAGCCTCCTCCTCACCACTTTGACTCTTCAGCAGCTGTGGCAGCTGCAGTGATGAACGCGAGATCATCTGCCTTTGCGAAACGCAGCTTGAGTTTCAAACCTCAAGTAGCATCATCGCCATCGAATCTCTCGGATTGGGGATCGCCGAGTGGGAAGCTGGACTGGGGAGTGCAAGGAGATGAGCTGAGTAAGATGAGAAGAAGTGTTTCATTTGGAATCCATGGAGACAACAACGGTAACAATGCAGGGAGAGATTATAGGAACGAGCCAGATGTTTCTTGGGTTAACTCTTTGGTTAAAGACAGTGTTGTGTCTGAGAGAGGCTTTGGGATGAATGAGAGGGTGAGGATAATGTCTTGGGCTGAGCAGATGTACAGAGAGAAGGAGCAGACTGTGGTGTAA